The genomic window GTGGGCAAGAAGAATTTGCTCAACGATCGCTAAACCTAAACCATTGCCAACGATCGCCCCTATGGAGTTACTATCTTGGGGGAAATGGGTTCGCGCTTTATCTCCTCGATAAAATCGCTCAAAAACGTGGGGTAAATCTGCCTCAGAAAACCCGACTCCAGAATCGATCAGATTTATTTCCAGGATTGGAGAAGCCGGATCATTATCCTTTGTTGATAAGATTTTTGTTTCAACGTGAATACTTGTACCAGGAGGACTGTACTTAATGCTATTGTCTAGCAAGTTGAGAAAAACCTGGTAAATACGGGCTTCATCTGCCTTAATCCAAAGATTTTCTAAGCCAGAATAAGCAAGAGATAAATGTTGGCGCTGTGCCAAGGGTTCTAGTGTTTCCCAAACAGATGCAATCAGCGATCGCAATTCTACAGCTTTGGCTTGCAATTGCATATTTGGGTTAGCTTCCATTTGGGTAAGTTCTAACCAGCCTTGCACCAAGTTAATCAGCCGATCAACTTCTTGCATTAGGCGGTTAACCCACCGATCTAAAGGTGGTTCCAAGCGGGTTTGTAGCGTTTCTACAACCAAGCGAATCGATGTTAGCGGCGTTCTGAGTTCGTGTGCTAGATCAGAAAAAGAGCGATCGCGTATTTGATTTATATCTAATAGGGGTTGACGATTTTCTAAAAAGACTCCCACTTGTCCATTGGGTAAAGGCAAGCTAGACGCCCGCAAAGCCAAAGATTTTATTGTTGCCATTTCTACCGCATCATCACAAGATGGATGAAATATCCATTCTCGCGTCTGTGGTTTTTGTCGGTCACGAGTTTGCTCAATTAAATGGTCAAGTTCGTAAGACCTTACCAACTCTAGTAACAAGCGCACCTGTTCTGGTTGCCACCTTTGCAGATACAAAATTTCCTGCGCCTGCTGATTGCACCACAGCAGTTGATTTTCTTCATCCACCTGCAAATATCCCACTGGTGCAAAATCTAGTAGGTCTTGGTAAGTTTGCAATGACTGCTGCAAATCTTGTCGCTGCTGTTTCACCATCGCTATTTCCTGCCGCAACGCAGGAAATAGCAGCAGTCCCATCTTGTCAGAATGCGAGGTTAACGGTCGGAGTAAGCGCCCCAGGTAACGGTTAAGTTGAACCTGTTGCCAAACCCAAAACCCAATGCCTACCGCTAAACCCAGAAAAAATCCCAATAAAAGCATTTGAGTTGTTAGTTTCTTGGTGACTACTAAAAACTAACAACTATCCAAACTAATTATCCAAACCTATAGCCAAAACCTCGGACAGTCACAATATATTCGGGATGACTGGGGTCTTGCTCTAATTTTTCGCGCAACCACCGAATGTGAACGTCTACGGTTTTACTATCGCCGACGAAATCTGGCCCCCAAACCTGGTCGAGCAATTGTTCCCGTGACCATACCCTACGGGCATAACTCATAAACAGTTCCAACAGGCGGAACTCTTTGGGAGAAAGATTCACCTCTTGACCACGAACCAGCACGCGACATTCTTGGGGATTCAAGGTGACATCCTTGAATTTTAATACTGGTAGTTGTGGTAAATTACTTAGACGTTGGCGGCGGAGTAAAGCGCGACAACGAGCCACTAACTCGCGCATACTAAAGGGTTTGGTCAGGTAGTCATCTGCTCCCACCTCTAACCCCAGAACACGGTCAGTTTCACTACCCTTAGCACTGAGCATTAAAATAGGTACTGGGTTTCCTTGATGACGTAGCAAACGGCAAATATCTAACCCATTGATTTGAGGCAGCATCAAATCAAGAATGATCAGATCAAAGGGAAGTTCCCCTGAGTTGGTTTCAAAACTTTTAAGATACTCTATAGCAGACCGCCCATCAGGGGCAGTTATCACCCGATAACCTTCCTCTTCCAGGGCTACAGCTAGCATTTCCTGGATTAATTCTTCATCTTCTACTACTAGAATACGGCTGGTTTGTCCAATATCCGTTGTGGCAGAATATTTGGTCGATTCACTGGTATACATTGATATCACAAAAGTCGGGGACTGTGCTTGTATCAATTAAAATGATTTAATCTATTATGTCGCCTTAGTGCAACCGTGCTTCTACTAGGGTTTATTCTTTTAGATTTTCTTTACAAAAAGTAATATATACCACAGCACCCTTCTAAATCATAATCTCTGTGGCTGCAAGCTTCTAATAGTCTTTTAATTAAGGACTTTGGTTGTCTTGACAAGAGCAGATTAGGTTAGGTATATTTATTATAGTACAAAAATACTATATCTCTTGGTGAAAGCTTATAGTGCTTCTCGTTTGTATGGAATACACTCCAACCTCTCTACTTAAAGGAGAGAAGCTTTGAATCTTACTCCCCTTTCCAATAAGGGAAGGGGCTGTTATTGTTAGGTTTCTATTAGACTCAACTGAG from Nostoc sp. UHCC 0926 includes these protein-coding regions:
- a CDS encoding sensor histidine kinase; protein product: MLLLGFFLGLAVGIGFWVWQQVQLNRYLGRLLRPLTSHSDKMGLLLFPALRQEIAMVKQQRQDLQQSLQTYQDLLDFAPVGYLQVDEENQLLWCNQQAQEILYLQRWQPEQVRLLLELVRSYELDHLIEQTRDRQKPQTREWIFHPSCDDAVEMATIKSLALRASSLPLPNGQVGVFLENRQPLLDINQIRDRSFSDLAHELRTPLTSIRLVVETLQTRLEPPLDRWVNRLMQEVDRLINLVQGWLELTQMEANPNMQLQAKAVELRSLIASVWETLEPLAQRQHLSLAYSGLENLWIKADEARIYQVFLNLLDNSIKYSPPGTSIHVETKILSTKDNDPASPILEINLIDSGVGFSEADLPHVFERFYRGDKARTHFPQDSNSIGAIVGNGLGLAIVEQILLAHGGSIKAMNHPETGGAWMQLQFHEVMANSLSQDYS
- a CDS encoding winged helix-turn-helix domain-containing protein, which produces MYTSESTKYSATTDIGQTSRILVVEDEELIQEMLAVALEEEGYRVITAPDGRSAIEYLKSFETNSGELPFDLIILDLMLPQINGLDICRLLRHQGNPVPILMLSAKGSETDRVLGLEVGADDYLTKPFSMRELVARCRALLRRQRLSNLPQLPVLKFKDVTLNPQECRVLVRGQEVNLSPKEFRLLELFMSYARRVWSREQLLDQVWGPDFVGDSKTVDVHIRWLREKLEQDPSHPEYIVTVRGFGYRFG